The following coding sequences are from one Plasmodium gaboni strain SY75 chromosome 10, whole genome shotgun sequence window:
- a CDS encoding putative Sec1 family protein codes for MSLNIQEQQKNSAISMLNLNEYNENNRGNILYYSHDKIWKILIYDKEGQNILAPLLKVGNLRHHGVTLNMNIQKERNSIPEVNAVYLIDNNKENIDKVIEDMVKNMYGSYYINFLSYVSQENFEYFASECVKNNIVSYISKITDRYIKFISLSSSTFSLNIPYCFKILHETNDELIQNVMNKITEGLISFLVTLGVVPIIRVSSNSSNPSKMIAHKLHEKIYELLNMRYTNNYVFNSKNVQRPLLILADREIDLSVMIQHAWTYQALIHDVFDIKLNKINIQTVNNNNNNNTNHMNSSYFNKKDTNNCIIKSYDIDTNDTFFQNNCHKPFPDVANNISECLNSYNEKMKNINKNEHTNNINSNNNNNNNITGGLMNAMNILPEMTEHKRLLDMHTNILTELIKEIKERELDKYYENEFDFECLNDKTCIQYMNNILNSSKGNAMDKYRAFLCLYLAKKKNLNIQTIDTFINQLKNLQIDTSSIQFIKQLDKYKSMNININVTNTTSLNHSNSTTFKQQLNTYSNIFIDKGYNILQGAKNLLPKRREIKITKLVETLLENKPSALNDQFIYIDPKTPPTANKNEKIYIKQENIKECIIFLIGGGNYIEVSALNDLEDKLNKKIIYGTTDFVRPENFVQELNQIGASLM; via the coding sequence ATGTCCCTGAACATTCAAGAACAACAGAAGAATAGTGCCATTAGTATGCTAAATTTAAACGAgtataatgaaaataacAGAGGCAATATATTGTACTACTCACATGACAAGATAtggaaaatattaatatatgataaagAAGGACAGAATATTTTAGCCCCCTTATTAAAAGTAGGAAATTTAAGACATCATGGTGTAACattaaatatgaatattcAGAAAGAAAGAAATTCGATTCCAGAAGTGAATGCTGTTTATTTaattgataataataaagaaaatattgataaaGTTATTGAAGACATggtaaaaaatatgtatggtagttattatataaattttttatcttaTGTTAGTCAAGaaaattttgaatattttgCAAGTGAATgtgtaaaaaataatattgtatCTTATATATCCAAAATTACAgatagatatattaaatttattagTTTATCAAGTAGTACcttttctttaaatattcCATATTGTTTTAAGATATTACATGAAACAAATGATGAATTAATACAAAATGttatgaataaaattaCAGAAGGTTTAATCTCATTTTTAGTTACATTAGGTGTTGTACCTATTATTAGGGTTTCTTCAAATTCATCTAACCCTTCAAAAATGATAGCTCATAAATTACATGAAAAAATTTATGAACTATTAAATATGAGATATACtaataattatgtatttaATTCAAAGAATGTGCAGAGACCATTACTTATATTAGCAGATAGAGAAATTGACTTGAGTGTTATGATTCAACATGCGTGGACATATCAAGCTTTAATTCATGATGTGTTTgatattaaattaaataaaataaatatacaaactgttaataataataataataataatacaaatcATATGAATAGTTCTTATTTTAATAAGAAGGATACAAATAATTGTATTATAAAATCATATGATATTGATACAAATGATActttttttcaaaataattGTCATAAGCCTTTTCCTGATGTGGCAAATAATATTAGTGAATGTTTAAACAGTTATAATGAaaagatgaaaaatattaataaaaatgaacatacaaataatataaatagtaataataataataataataatattacgGGGGGACTTATGAATGCTATGAATATACTACCAGAAATGACAGAACATAAAAGACTTTTAGATATGcatacaaatatattaacagaattaattaaagaaataaaagaaaGAGAATTAGacaaatattatgaaaatgaaTTTGATTTTGAATGTTTAAATGATAAGACTTGTATAcaatatatgaataatattttaaattctTCAAAAGGAAATGCTATGGATAAATATCGTGCATTTctatgtttatatttagcaaaaaaaaaaaatttgaatATACAAACTATTGATACATTTATAAatcaattaaaaaatttacaaatAGATACATCTTCAATACAATTTATTAAACAAttagataaatataaatctatgaatataaatataaatgtaacTAATACAACATCATTAAATCATTCTAATAGTACTACATTTAAACAACAATTAAATACTtatagtaatatatttattgatAAAGGATATAATATCTTACAAGGAGCAAAAAATTTACTACCCAAAAGAAGAGAAATCAAAATTACTAAACTTGTTGAAACATTACTAGAAAATAAACCTTCTGCATTAAATGAtcaatttatttatatagaCCCTAAAACACCACCAACTGctaataaaaatgaaaaaatatatattaaacaagaaaatattaaagaatgtattatatttcttatcGGAGGAGGAAATTATATAGAGGTCTCGGCTCTAAATGATCTCGAAGATaaattaaacaaaaaaattatttatgGTACCACAGATTTTGTTAGACCAGAAAATTTTGTTCAAGAGTTAAATCAAATAGGTGCTTCACTTATGTAG
- a CDS encoding hypothetical protein (conserved Plasmodium protein, unknown function), producing the protein MMKCTYIYFFTFYILTLVICDKETYITLNEYEKKNNFSVRVLKESSLNCGLEMDDEAEIEMRTFCVNIMPHILSDYQFGYAKQKFKVGDHNIAPLNKGLRGMCIGELRRIGISIGNIGKIYYEITLINYTKKYVPQNAEL; encoded by the exons atgatgaaatgtacatatatttacttCTTCACATTTTACATTTTAACATTAGTAATATGTGATAAGGAGACTTATATTAcattaaatgaatatgaaaaaaaaaataattttagCGTTCGTGTATTGAAAGAATCTTCTCTCAATTGTGGCTTAGAAATGGATGATGAAGCAGAAATAGAAATGAGAACATTTT GCGTCAATATTATGCCTCATATATTATCA GATTATCAATTCGGATATGCGAAACAGAAATTTAAG gTTGGAGATCATAATATTGCTCCTTTGAATAAAGGTTTAAGAGGAATGTGTATTGGTGAATTGAG GCGCATTGGTATAAGTATTGGTAATATTGGgaaaatttattatgaaATAACGTTAATAAATTATACGAAAAAATATGTCCCACAAAATGCAGAACTTTAA
- a CDS encoding putative apicoplast ribosomal protein L27 precursor — protein MKTKVVIIYFLVYITCVILAKSKNNNLKVTKAYLRYGKNDQNIQNRERKKKTHMYLNNSALLPSKNNSIHKTFFKYNKIIDQNNDKELFMKTFFKNGKIIKFRYTHELWAKKKGVGSTKNGRDSNPKNLGVKVLGNNFAHAGNIIVRQRGRTFKPGNGVKQGRDFTLIAVKSGKVHFFNRVVSIIDVSEPKPLTFKDIYQENPTIIGLSKMWMSA, from the coding sequence ATGAAAACTAAGGttgtaattatttattttttagtATACATTACATGTGTTATATTGGCAAAgtcaaaaaataataaccTTAAAGTTACGAAGGCATATTTAAGATATGGAAAGAATGATCAGAATATTCAAAATAGGGaacgaaaaaaaaaaactcATATGTATTTGAATAACTCCGCTTTGTTGCCATCAAAGAATAATAGCATAcataaaacattttttaaatataataaaattattgaTCAAAATAATGACAAAGAATTGTTTATgaaaacattttttaagaatgggaaaataataaaatttagATATACTCATGAATTGTGggcaaaaaaaaaaggagTAGGAAGTACTAAAAATGGTAGAGATAGTAATCCAAAGAATTTGGGAGTGAAAGTATTAGGTAATAATTTTGCACATGCTGGAAATATTATAGTTAGACAAAGAGGACGTACTTTTAAACCTGGTAATGGAGTAAAACAAGGAAGAGATTTTACACTAATAGCTGTTAAATCAGGAAAAGTCCATTTTTTTAACCGTGTTGTAAGTATTATTGATGTTAGTGAACCAAAACCATTGACATTCAAGGATATATATCAAGAAAATCCTACCATTATAGGTTTATCAAAAATGTGGATGTCAGCttaa
- a CDS encoding putative thioredoxin-like associated protein 2, with protein MSQNKIYKTNYGYNNPILLNKNERNINTYVNQKTMTNKLLTTYNRSPLQSNYDSYIPKIIHNSTIKKQGAINKNDVDKIYKPNYIDVNNLSNSKYILSKNTPEYINGKKQMINIFDNIKNEERNKSINYYKHNNIIKIPSSYNSNNANNIKSNNVNDGVLQVQKGSIQYDAKNMNTFHNKSNAKGKFIKRLNNIKNKEVASNVDDIKLLNKSLPVKISSRIKTNYEKSNILDHNKNTNVKVSKISIENKNNNIRKKENMKLSPKYGINNKDHKNMIIESVKVVKNPKEITKKKTKIVQNKYKNPLPSYICLNFHDNSLNLNNGLKMFNDMIAVDKNQKIKKWNGYEWDKMEKDFHFLIKARYDNKGNIWCINNSYEVLKIMRNKLKNFGHMGKEEIIDIGFDKKNILWCINRKGQLLKWVKTKWDNIEYKGFHKLICLSFDKKGELWAINLKKELAMWDKKNKCWDEKCIKDNLKISCIDFDGDGKLWVVSNSGALLTYSKDQWINFGLVCLEELICISFKKLQE; from the coding sequence ATGAGTCAAAATAAAATCTATAAAACCAATTATGGATATAACAATCCAATTTtgttaaataaaaatgaacGAAATATAAATACGTATGTCAACCAAAAGACAATGACcaataaattattaacaACATATAATAGAAGTCCATTGCAATCAAATTATGATTCTTACATTCCTAAGATTATACATAATTCTACAATTAAAAAACAAGGTgcaataaataaaaatgacgtagataaaatatacaaacCAAATTATATTGATGTGAATAATTTATCTAACTCCAAATATATTCTGTCTAAAAATACACctgaatatataaatgggaaaaaacaaatgatAAACATATTTGATAATATCAAAAATGAGGAAAGGAATAAAAgtattaattattataaacataataatattattaaaatacCTTCAAGttataattcaaataatgcaaataatataaaatcaaATAATGTTAATGATGGTGTATTACAAGTTCAAAAAGGTAGTATACAATATGATGctaaaaatatgaatacaTTTCATAACAAAAGTAATGCAAAAGgtaaatttattaaaagattaaataatatcaaaaataaagaagTAGCATCCAATGTGGATGACATAAAATTATTGAATAAATCTTTGCCCGTTAAAATTAGCTCACGTATAAAGAcaaattatgaaaaaagtaatattttagatcataataaaaatacaaatgTTAAGGTAAGTAAAATTTctattgaaaataaaaacaataatataagaaaaaaagagaaTATGAAATTGTCCCCAAAATATGGAATTAATAATAAGgatcataaaaatatgattataGAGAGTGTCAAGGTAGTTAAGAACCCCAAAgaaattacaaaaaaaaaaacaaagattgtacaaaataaatataagaatCCATTACCAAGTTACATATGTTTAAATTTTCACGACAATtcattaaatttaaataatggTCTCAAAATGTTTAATGATATGATAGCTGTTGATAAGAATCAAAAGATCAAAAAATGGAATGGGTATGAATGGGATAAAATGGAAAAAgattttcattttttaataaaagcacgatatgataataaaggaaatatatggtgtataaataattcttatgaagttttgaaaattatgagaaataaattaaaaaattttggACATATGGGGAAGGAAGAAATTATCGACATTGGATttgacaaaaaaaatatattatggTGTATAAACCGTAAAGGACAATTATTAAAATGGGTTAAAACAAAATGGGATAATATAGAATACAAGGGTTTTCataaattaatatgtttatCATTTGATAAGAAAGGAGAATTATGGGCAATTAATTTGAAGAAGGAACTAGCCATGTGGgataagaaaaataaatgttgGGATGAAAAATGTATTAAGGATAATTTGAAAATATCTTGTATAGATTTTGATGGAGATGGAAAGTTATGGGTAGTTTCTAATTCAGGTGCATTATTAACATATTCAAAAGATCAATGGATAAATTTTGGATTGGTTTGCTTGGAAGAGTTAATATGTATaagttttaaaaaattgcaagaatga
- a CDS encoding flavoprotein subunit of succinate dehydrogenase: MIRNNKKYLRFMQSSFCRFSNIKSKAYDIIDHHYDAVIVGAGGAGLRSALELSKNKYKVACISKLFPTRSHTVAAQGGINAALGNMTEDDWRWHAYDTIKGSDWLGDQNAIHYMCREAPESVLELEEFGLPFSRTKDGKIYQRAFGGQSLKYGKGGQAYRCAAAADRTGHAMLHTLYGQSLSYNCIFFVEYFVLDLLMLNSNECIGVICINIADGKIHRFFTPHTVIATGGYGRAYLSCTSAHACTGDGNAIVARSKLPLQDLEFVQFHPTGIYPAGCLITEGCRGEGGILRNKEGEAFMMRYAPKAKDLASRDVVSRAMTIEINEQRGCGPNSDHIYLDLTHLPYETLKERLPGIMETAKIFAGVDVTKQYIPVLPTVHYNMGGIPTNYKTQVLTQNVNFNKQTNKSNEDIIVKGLYAAGEAASASVHGANRLGANSLLDIVVFGKRAALTIMEIDKPNIPKINANTNIGEESIQRLDHIRFNKGSIQTSQLRKKMQICMQKHAAVFRIGPLLQEGYKQILEICSIFKDIQISDKTLTWNTDLLETLELENLLTLASQTILAAVERKESRGAHARDDFPERDDKNYLKHSLTWMTDRNIENTKYFTTYRDVITKPLDNEMEYVPPVKRVY, translated from the coding sequence ATGATTAggaataataaaaaatatctaAGATTTATGCAATCAAGTTTTTGTAGATTCTCAAATATTAAATCGAAAGCATATGATATAATTGATCATCATTATGATGCAGTAATTGTGGGGGCGGGAGGTGCTGGATTACGATCTGCATTGgaattatcaaaaaataaatacaagGTAGCATGTATAAGTAAATTGTTTCCAACACGATCACATACTGTTGCTGCTCAAGGTGGAATAAATGCAGCATTAGGTAATATGACTGAAGATGATTGGAGATGGCATGCTTATGATACAATTAAAGGTTCAGATTGGCTTGGAGATCAAAACGCTATTCATTATATGTGTAGAGAAGCTCCTGAATCTGTTTTAGAATTAGAAGAATTTGGACTTCCATTTTCAAGAACAAAAGATggtaaaatatatcaaagAGCTTTTGGAGGACAAAGTTTAAAATATGGAAAAGGAGGACAAGCTTATAGATGTGCTGCCGCTGCTGATAGAACTGGACATGCTATGTTACATACATTATATGGACAATCGTTATCTTAtaattgtatattttttgtagaatattttgttttagATTTACTTATGTTAAATTCTAATGAATGTATTGGTGTAATCTGTATTAATATAGCAGATGGAAAAATACATAGATTTTTTACACCACATACTGTTATAGCTACAGGGGGTTATGGTCGAGCTTATTTGTCATGCACATCTGCTCACGCATGTACCGGAGATGGTAATGCTATTGTAGCTAGAAGTAAATTGCCATTACAAGATTTAGAATTTGTACAATTTCATCCAACAGGTATATATCCAGCTGGATGTTTAATTACTGAAGGATGTAGAGGAGAAGGTGGTattttaagaaataaaGAAGGAGAAGCCTTTATGATGAGATATGCACCTAAAGCTAAAGATTTAGCTAGTCGTGATGTTGTTAGTAGAGCTATGACAATAGAAATTAATGAACAAAGAGGATGTGGACCAAATTCAgatcatatatatttagatTTAACACACTTACCATATGAAACATTAAAAGAAAGATTACCAGGTATAATGGAAACTGCAAAAATTTTTGCAGGAGTTGATGTAACTAAACAATATATTCCTGTGTTACCAACAgttcattataatatggGAGGAATTCCAACTAATTATAAAACACAAGTATTAACACAAAATgtaaattttaataaacaAACTAATAAATCAAATGAAGATATTATTGTAAAAGGTCTTTATGCTGCTGGAGAAGCTGCTTCAGCATCTGTTCATGGAGCCAATCGCTTAGGAGCAAATTCACTTTTAGATATTGTCGTTTTTGGTAAACGAGCTGCACTAACTATTATGGAAATAGATAAACCCAACATTCCTAAAATAAATGCTAATACTAATATAGGTGAAGAATCTATACAAAGATTAGATCATATAAGATTTAATAAAGGTAGTATACAAACATCTcaattaagaaaaaaaatgcaAATATGCATGCAAAAACATGCTGCTGTTTTTAGAATTGGACCTTTATTACAAGAAGGTTATAAACAAATTCTTGAAATATGCTCCATTTTTAAAGATATACAAATTAGTGATAAAACCTTAACATGGAATACAGATTTATTAGAAACACTTGAACTAGAAAATTTACTAACACTCGCATCACAAACCATATTAGCAGCTGTTGAAAGAAAAGAATCAAGAGGTGCTCATGCTCGTGATGATTTCCCAGAAAGAGATGATAAAAACTATTTAAAACATTCCTTAACATGGATGACTGACAgaaatattgaaaatactaaatattttacaaCTTACAGGGATGTCATAACAAAACCATTAGATAATGAAATGGAATATGTACCTCCTGTTAAACGtgtttattaa